In the genome of Phlebotomus papatasi isolate M1 chromosome 2, Ppap_2.1, whole genome shotgun sequence, one region contains:
- the LOC129805043 gene encoding uncharacterized protein LOC129805043, which yields MSNNLDIFKKIESKVEFGISMMTLCLTTGPLKRRILISLSLVNNLLNVILSANHLVLNFHGKLTTNIMGSAVIVFGSSQIVLKNFSTYFYRENLLELFRWTQSLHNKQQNGVLKVITEESLLKYDKLWIILFKITHGAIFVTCFVFGVNNIVKGDAGVLFRFPFISMNFVYYSELMVSLQLICVCISGIITITSDLGIVYIGMEIMSTLDVLHYFILSYKDRTPKKIDFLEVVTRDHSAIIEKINHFNNAIYMLSFTQFVTSTLLCLIAFADISMNSKSPIGYLIALCSMSQLFLPCLFGEFIKIKTERLSISLYFINWYNMNRKDQNNFIVILGLMQRTYGVKAAGMYNVDIYTFIQIVKMASSYCAILLAVNN from the exons ATGTCGAATAACTTGGATATATTTAAGAAGATAGAGTCTAAAGTTGAATTTGGGATTTCAATGATGACCTTGTGTTTAACAACTGGACCACTAAAGcgacgaattttgatttcgctATCACTTGTCAATAACTTACTGAACGTTATTTTATCAGCCAATCATTTGGTCTTGAACTTTCATGGAAAATTAACTACAAATATTATGGGAAGTGCTGTAATAGTTTTTGGATCATCACAAATTGttcttaaaaatttctcaacatATTTCTACCGTGAGAATTTGTTGGAACTCTTTCGATGGACTCAGTCCCTTCACAACAAACAACAAAATGGTGTATTGAAAGTTATTACTGAAGAGAGCCTTCTGAAGTATGACAAACTTTGGATTATTCTTTTCAA AATAACTCATGGTGCAATATTTGTTACTTGTTTTGTGTTTGGAGTCAATAATATTGTCAAGGGCGATGCCGGTGTTTTGTTTCGATTTCCGTTTATCTCAATGAATTTCGTTTACTATTCAGAACTAATGGTTTCCTTGCAATTAATTTGTGTCTGTATTTCAGGCATAATTACCATAACTTCAGACTTAGGAATAGTATACATTGGCATGGAAATAATGTCAACATTAGAtgttttacattattttattttatcatataAAGACCGaacaccaaaaaaaattgattttcttgaaGTAGTCACGAGAGATCATTCCGCgatcattgaaaaaattaatcattttaataatgCCATTTACATGCTGTCCTTTACACAATTTGTAACAAGTACTTTGCTTTGTCTTATAGCCTTTGCCGATATAAGCATGAATTCTAAAAGTCCTATTGGATATCTAATCGCTCTTTGTTCTATGTCTCAACTTTTTCTCCCATGCCTTTTTGGGGAATTTATAAAGATTAAAACCGAAAGACTATCCATATCACTTTACTTTATTAATTGGTACAATATGAATCGAAAGGATCAAAATAATTTCATAGTAATTCTTGGGCTAATGCAACGAACATATGGGGTGAAAGCTGCTGGAATGTATAATGTCGACATCTACACTTTTATCCAG ATTGTTAAAATGGCGTCTTCTTACTGTGCTATCTTGCTTGCTGTTAACAATTAA